In Deltaproteobacteria bacterium, the sequence CCGAGGTGGGCACCCGCGTTGCGCACGCCCGGGATCGCGAGGAGCTCGGGCATGACGCGCATCGTGGTGCGTCGCAGCGCCTCGACCGAGGTGCCCGGCTTCGCGATCCAGTGCATCAAGAAGTCCTGCTCGCGGAAGTCGGGCAGGAAGCCGCTGCCGAGCCGGGCCATGCCGAACCCACCCGCCACCAGCGCCACGAGGGCCCCCGCCAGGATGCCGCGACGGCGCCGCAGCATTGCGGCGCACAGTGCCTCGAACCGCGCCCGCGGAGCCGGGGCCCGCAGGCGAGCGCGCGGCAACAGCATCAGCGCGAGCGCTGGCGTCACCGTGAGCGCGACCAGCAGCGACGACCCGACCGCGAGCACATACGCCAGCGCGAGCGGGCGGAAGAACGCGCCCGCGAGGCCTGGCAGCAGGTACACCGGCAAGAACACCAGCACCACGATCACGCTCGCGAAGACCACCGCGCTGCGGACCTCGATCGAGGCCGACAGCACCACCGCGAACGCGGAGCGGGGCGTGGCGGCGCTGGCGTTCTCGCGCAGGCGGCGATGGATGTTCTCGACATCGATGATCGCGTCGTCGACCACCTCGCCGAGCGCGATCGACAGCCCCGCCAGCACCATCGTGTCGAGCGTCGAGCCGGCGTGGTGCAGCACGGCGAGGGCACCGAGCAGCGACAGCGGAATCGCCAGCACGCTGATGAGCGCAGTCCGCCACTCGAGCAACGCGAGGATCAACACCAGCACGACCAACGCACAACCGATGGCGAGCGCGACCTCGAGGTTGTCGACCGCGCGCTCGATGAAGCGCGCGGGTCGGAAGATGGTCGCATCCACGCGGACGTCACCGAGCGCGGGCGCCAACTCGGTCAGCGCCGCGTCGATCGCGTCGGTGATCGCGACCGTGTTGCCCCACGGCTGCTTCTCGACGATGAGCAACAGCCCGGACCCCGCGTCGATCACCGCGTCACCGACCAGCGGTGCGTGGCCCTCGACGACCTCGGCGACCTCGCCGAGTCGACGCACCCCGCCGCCGGCGATCGGCACCGGCGCATCGGCCAGCGTCTCGACGCCGTCGACTGCCGCAGGGTGACTCACGGCGAGCCGCTGGTTGGGCCCGTCGACGAAACCACCCGAGGCGGGATTGACCGCCGCCGTAGCTGCGGCGGTGACATCGGCGAGTCGCAGGCCCAACAATCGCAGGCGCTCCGGCGCGACCTCGATCTGCAGCTCTCGCCGGGCCTCGCCCCACACCGCCACGTTGGCGACGCCCGCGATCGCCATCAAGCGCGGCCGCAGGGTCCACCGCGCGAGGTCCGAGAGAGCGAGACGCGAGAGCGTCGGCGACGACAGCCCGATCTTCAGCACCCGCGAGGTGCTGCTGGTCGGCGACAGCACCACCGGCGCGCGCGCATGTGCGGGCAGGTTCGGCTGCGCCAGTGCGACCCGCTCTTGGACCAGCTGACGCGCGCGGAACAGATCGGTGCCGGGCTCGAACAGCACCAAGACCGACGACAGCCCCAGCACCGATTTCGAGCGCAGCGTGGCGACCAGGGGCGTCCCGCCGAGTGCGTCCTCGAGCGGTCGCGTCACCAACGTCTCGACCTCGACGCTCGACAGCCCCGGCGCTTCGGTCTGGATCTCGACCTTGGGCGGCGCGAACTCGGGGAACGCGTCGATCCGCGCGGTGCGAGCAGCATCGATGCCGACCAGCATCAACAACACCGCCAGCGCCGCCACCACCACGCGCTGCCGCAGGCACAACGACAGCAGCGCGCGCATCAGTGGGCCACCCCGAACTCGGTACCCAGCAGCTCGGCGGCCCCGACCGTGACGATGCACGTACCGAGCTCGGGCGAGCGGACCAACGCAAGCCGCTCACCGTCGGTCGCTGCCACCTCGACGCGTCGCCGCGCATAGCGATGCTCGCCGAGGCAGGCGTAGACCCACGTGCCACCATCGAAGTCCCGCACGAGCGCGCCCGTGGGCACGCTGGTCGCCGCGCGGGCCTGCTCGGGCAGCCACACCTGCAATCGTTCGCCCGGCGCGAGTCCGGCGGCCGCGGCTGGCAGCGCGTAGACCACATCGACGTCGCCGCTGTTCGGATCCGCGGACGGCGGCGCCGCAACCGGCTCGGCCTGCCAGCGATCGCCGTCGTCGAGCCGTGCGACCTCGATTGCGCGCGGGCGTCCGAGCCGCGCGCGCTCGGCCGCCGACATCGGCACGCGCAGCCACAACGACGAACTCGGGCCGACCTCGAACAACGGCGCACCCGCAGCGACGACCTGCCCCGGCGCGGCCCACTGCGCACGCACGATGCCCGCGATCGGGGTGACCACGCGCAGCGTCACGTCGGCGGACAGCGGTGCGCGACCCAGCGCACGCTCGCGGGCCTGCGCCGCGTCGTGCTCGGCCTGCGCCGCTTCGAGCTCGCCGCGGGCCTCCTCGAGCGCGCGCGCACTCGCGGCGCGATCCTTCATCAGCGACTCGAGCCGTGTGGCACGGGCCTGCGCGACGTCGAGGCGCGCCTGCGTGGTCGCGCTCTGGCGACGGGCCTGCGCCTTGACGTCGCGATCGACCGGTGCGAGCGGCACCAGCCGCAACGCGGTCGCACCGGCATCGATCGCACCGCCGGCGACGAGACGCACGTCGCCGTCGCGCAATGTGCCGGCGACCGGCGCGGCGACCGTCATGGTGGTGCCGGGCGGCGCGAGTACGATCCCGAACGACGCGCGCGTGGCCGTGGAGGCGGCCGCGGTCACGGTGGCGGTCTCGATGCCGAGCGCCGTCTCGGCCGCCGACGACAGCGTGACCACGGCGAGTTCGCCCTCGTGCACGCCGTGCCGGACGGTCGCAGCCGGCGGCGCCGCGACGACCGCGGCCGCAGGCGACGATGCGTCGCGACAGCCACACACGAACAGGCCCACGATCCACCACCGTCGCAACGATGTCATCGGCTCTCCTTGGTCGAGGGCGGGCTCGCACCGAGGCGGCGACCGACCGCGCGCTCGAGCTCGGCGTGGGCACGCCTCACGTCGGCGGCGAGCTCGATCATCCGCAGGCGCGTGGTCTCGAGCCGCTGCGCCGACAGCAGCACCGCCGCGTAGTCGCTCTCGCCCAGATCGTACTGCGCGGTCGCGGCCGCGAGATCGCGCGTGCGGGCCGCGACCACCTCGTCGTCGTAGAGCCGCCACGACCGCAGCGCGCCGTCCAGCTGCGTCCGTGCCTGGGTGACCTCCGCGTCCACGCGCTGGCGCAGCTCGACGACACGCCACCTCGCCGCCTCGAGCTGCGCGCGCGCCGGCCGACGCCGAGCTGGTTCTGCGACGCGATCGGCAGCTCGCCTTGCACGCCGCCCGTGAACGCCGGCCCGACGCCGTACCCGACGCCGGCGAGGTTCAGCACCGCGGCGCGCTCGAGGCCGACGCGCGCACCCGCGGTCTCGAGCGCGAGCTGGGCGGCACGCAGGTCGGGACGCGTGTCGCGAGCGCTCGCGGCCCACGCTTCGCCGGCGGACGACGCGTGCGCTGCGATCGTCGCCGGCGCCATCGCGCTGGGGTTTGCCGCACGCAGGGACACGCCGCCCAGCCGCGCCTCGAGCCGAGAGCCCGCGATCGCGACCTCGTCGCGGGCACGGGCGACCTCGTCGCTCGCGAGCCTGGCATCGGCCTCGGCGATCTCGGCCTCGGTCACCGGCACGTCGCCGCCGTTGGCCCGCGCGCGCACGATCGTCGCGATCGCGGCGAAGTCTGCGGCCAGCGAGCCGCGAACCGCCAGGCGGTCGTGGGCCAGCGCCCAGTCGGCGTGCGCCAGCTTGACGTCACGCGCGAGATCGACACCGATCTGCACCACCTGCGCCGCGACGACATCGAGGTTCGTCCGCGCCACCTTGATGCGTCGCGGCATCGTGACGAGGTTCTCGATCGGCCACGTCAGCAGCACGCTCAGCTGCTGCGGACCCGCGGGGAACAGCAGTCGCAGGGTCGGATTGGACGGTCGCTTGGCCGCTGCGAGCTCGGCCTCGGCCGCGTGCAGACGCGTGAGCTCGATGCGAAAGGTCGCGCTGTTCCACAGCGCGATCGCGACCGCCTCGTCGGCGCTCACACCATCGTCCAGCCGCACCTCGGCCGGCAGCGCCGGCGGGGCATCATCGCCGCGCTCGGTCGCGAAGCCGTGGCCGACGCGCTCGCGCAGCTCGCCCTCGACCAGCGCTTCGGGCTGCGCATGCCTGCAGCCCACGACCCCACCGAGCGTGCCCGACAGCAGCGGCACCGCCAGCGCGGTCGCGATGATCGATCGCACCGTGGCACCGTGGCCGCTTCGATGCGCTGGCGCAAGCCTCGGAGCCACGCGGTCGTTAGTGCGTCGTTCGAGTTGCGCCGCGTCGGGGTCCTGGACGGAGTTCGCGGCCTGCCCCGACGGCTGCGACCTGCAGACCGAAGCGTGGCTGGAGGACGGCCGTGACGCGGCATACTGGTACATGGAGCACTGGTGGGACGGCGACGGTTTCGACTACGCCGATGCACTGGCGGTGATGAGCACCGAGAGCGGCATCGCGGAGGCGACCGCCGCCGAGCAGCTCGGTGCGCTCGAAGGCTCGAAGTAGAACCGTCCCCCGCGACCACCGCGACGAAGGTGATTCCCCGGGCGCGGCGGCGATGCTAACCACCGGTCTCGATGTCCGAGCCCGACCTCCGCGCCATCCTCGAGCAGACCCGCACCATCGCCGTGCTCGGCGCCCATTGGGAGCCGCAGCGCGCCGCGTGCTACGTGCCGGAGTACCTCGCGAGCGTGGGCTATCGCGTGCTGCCGGTGAACCCGATCGGCGCGGGGCGCAGCGGCTTCGGGGCGCCGTTCGTGGGCTCGCTCGCCGAGCTCACCTGGGCGGTCGACATGGTCGACGTGTTCCGCCGCGCCGAGCTGCTGCCCGCGCACGAGGCCGAGATCCTCGCGATGACGCCGCGGCCCGCGGTGGTGTGGCTGCAGCTCGGCATCCGCAACGACGCGTTCGCCGACCGCCTGCGCACCGCCGGCATCACGGTGGTGCAGGATCGCTGCACGCTGGCCGAGCACCGACGCCTGGGGCTGCCGCCCCACGGCCGGGCGTAGCGCACCGCGACTTGCTACGCTCGTGCGCGCGGTGGCCCGCGGCGCGCATCCGGAGGATCCGGCCCTGTTCGGGGCCGCAGCGCTGCCAGCCCTGCAGGCGGCGACCGCCGAGCTGTCGTGGCTGCTGACGCGCGGCTATGCCGAGCGCAGCGCGACCGCATTGGTCGGCGATCGCCACGGCCTCGACAAGCGCCAGCGCGACGCGGTCCGCCGCTGCGCCGCGGGCACGTCGTCGCTCGCGGGCCGTGCCGCCCGCGCGTGCGCGGCCGCGATGCTGCACGGGCACGCGCTCGCGATCGACGGTTTCAACTGCCTCATCACCACCGAGGCCGCGATCGCCGGTGCGCCGATCTTCCGCGGCTGCGACAGCGCCCTGCGGGACATCGCGAGCGTGCACGGCAACTGGCGCGAGGTCGCGTCCACCACCGCGGCGCTCGCCGTGCTCGCCGACGCCCTCGCGGCGCTGCGTCCATCCGAGGTGGTGTGGTATCTCGATCGACCGGTGTCGCGCAGCGCCGAGCTCGGCCGCGAGCTCGAGCGCGTGGCGGCCGAGCGCGCACTGCCGTGGCGGGCGGAGCTGGTGTTCGACCCCGACGGCGTGCTCGCCCGCGGCCACGACGTGGTCGCGAGCGCCGACGCCGGCGTGCTCGATCGTTGCGGCGCGTGGTTCGATCTGGTCTCGTACGCGCTGGCGCTCGCGCAGGTGCCGGCGTGGATCGTCGATCTCGGCGCCGCGTCGGCGTGAGCGCGGCGGCTACGAGCCGGTCTGCGGCATCGAGCGCTTGGCCCAGCGCGCCACCAGGTCGCGGAGGTCGGCCAGCGTGAATGGCTTGGCCAGCGCCTCGCCGCTGTAGCGATCGAGGAAGCCCTTGGCCTTGGGCGTGAATGCGCCGCCGGTCATGAACACGAAGCGCGCGGCCTGCTCGGGCTGACGCAGGCGCACGGTCTCGTAGACGTCGATGCCCGAGACGCCCGGCATCATGATGTCGCACAGCACGAGGTCATAGCGGGTGCGATCGCAGGCCGCGATGGCCTCGGCGCCGCTGTGCACCACGGTGATCTGGTGCCCCGAAAGTGCCTTGCGAACGCTCTCGCCGATCAGCGGCTCGTCGTCGACCACCAGCACGCGGATGCCGGGACCCGCGGGCGACGGCACCGACGTCGACGACTTCGCAGGCGCCTTCACACCGCCGATCGCGGTCGGCAACACCACGCGGAAGGTCGCGCCCTCGCCGGGCCGGCTGGTGACCTCGATGCGACCGCCCAGCGAGCTGATGATGCCGTGGCACACCGATAGCCCCAGCCCAGTGCCTTCGCCCTGCGGCTTGGTGGTGAAGAACGGCTCGAAGATGCGCTCGAGCAGCAGTGGATCGATGCCGATGCCGGTGTCGGTGATCGAGATCGAGACCCAGCCGTTCTCGGGGGTCGCGGTGACGACGGTGATCGAGTGTTCCTCGCCGCCGGCCTCTGGAATCGCCTGCGCTGCGTTCACCAGCAGGTTGACGAACACCTGCGACAGCCGGCCTTCGTGGGCGGTCACCGTCGCCGGCGCGCCGTAGGCCCGCACCAGCCGCGCCCGGTGGCGGATCTGGTTGTCGGCGATGCCGATCGCGGTGTCGAGCACGCGATGCACGTCGCAGGGCCCGGCCTCCTCGTCGCGCTGGCGTGCGAACGAGCGCAGATCGCCGACGATCCGTCGCACTCGCCCAGCGCCGTCGAGGCAACCGTCGACCAGCTCGTTGATGCGCGTGCGCGAGTCGTCGGTCATCTCCGTGCGTGCGAGCGCCTCGACCACGAGCTCGAGGTTCGCCAGCACGTAGGCCAGCGGGTTGTTGATCTCGTGGGCCACGCCGGCCGCGAGCGAGCCGACCGAGGCCAGCCGCTCGGCGCGCTGGAGGTTGGCGCGCAACGACTCGCGCTCGCGCACGTCGCGGGCCGACAACACCGCGAAGGTCTCGCCGTCGAACTGCAGCGCGCTGGCCGAGACCTCGACCGCGACCATGCGCCCCGAGCGGTCGCGCAGCCGGGTGTCGTAGCGCAGGGTCCCGAGCGCCACCAGCCGCCCCAGCCACTCGTTCCAGCCCCGCACGTCGAGGTCGGCGTCGAGCTCGGCCAGCATGCGACCGTCGAGGCTCGACGGCGCGTAGCCCAGCAGCTCGTTGGCGGCCGCGTTGGCGTAGGTGATGGTGCCGCCCGACTCGACCCACAGGATGAGGTCGCCCGCGCGGTCGACCGCGAACTGCGTCATCCGCAGCCGTCGCTCGGCGTTGGTGCGGGCGGTGACGTCCTCGAACATCACGTAGCTGACATCGATGCCCTCGAAGCTCGCGCGCGTGACGGGTATCTGCCGGGCGACGATGCGACGCCCGTCGGGCCGTACGAGGATGATCTCGATCGGCGGCGGCGGTGCGCCCGATCGATCGAAGCGCTGCGAGCGACGCTCCATCACCTCGCGGAACTCCGGCGCGACGAAGTCTTGGACGTTGGCACCGACCAGCTCCTGCCGCGAGAGGCCGAAGATGCGCGCGGCGGCCCCGTTGGCGTACTGGACGATCGAGCCGTGGCGCGCGATGACCCCCAGCGGGCAGCGCTCGATCACGCGACGGAACTCGGCCTGCGTGCGCAGCAGCGCCTCGCGGTCGACGTCGTGCAGGCGCTGCCGCGCGAGCCTGCGCTCGGCGATGCGCACGCGGGTCATCAGCACCGCGGCGTCGACCGGCTTGGCCATGTAGTCGTCGGCGCCGGAGTCGAGCACGCGCTGGAGATCCTCGGGGCGATCGCGGGCGGTCACGACCAGCGTGAACACGCCCTCGCCGCCGGGCTGTGCGCGGATGCGCTGCACCAGCCGCAGGCCGTCGATGCCGGGCAGCAACCAGTCGGCGACGACCAGCGAGAACGGCGTCTGCGCGTGGGCCACCATCGCCACCTCGGCGTCGCCCACGGCCAGCACTTCATGACCCACCGCGGCAAGCTCGCGGCGCATCACCTCACGCTGCAGCGGATCGTCTTCGACGACCAGAATACGCATCGGAATCGATCCCAGCGTAACGCGGTGGCGGAGCCTTGGGCCAGGGCTTCGGCCCGAGCCGGGACCGATTTCTACAGGTCCGCGCGTGCAGGTGCGTTCGAGGGACACCTGCAGCAGCGCACGAGCGGCCCACCACGGGGCCGGCGCTGCGTCACGCGAGGGGCAACCGGCGCGCCCGGCCGAGGGCACCCTCTTCTAGCGATCGAGGCGGGCCCGAACCGCCGCGGCCCAGGCCTCGAGGTTCGACGAGGTCGACTCGGCGAGGGCGGGCGATTGGGTCAGCTCGACCAACCGATCGCGCAGCAGCTCGCACCCGCGACGGATGCGGCTGCGCATGGTGCCCTCGGGCACCTCTAGGATCTCGGCCAGCTCGGGGCCACGCACGCCCTCGAAGTAGTACAGCTCGAGCGCGACCTGCAGATCGATCGGCAGCTTGCGCAGGGCCAGCAGCAGGTGGCGCTGCTGCTCGTCCTTGGCGAGCAGACCGGTCGGCGAGATGCCGAGGTCCTCGCACGAGGTCGCGCCGAGATCGATGATGCCCTCGCGTCCGCGTCGCTCGAGGTGGTTGTAGAGCTTGCTGCGGGCGGCGGTGAACAGATAGGTGCGGAAGCTGGCGTCACCGCGGAAGCGGTCGCGGGCCTGCACGAGCGCGAGGAAGGTCTGCTGGACCAGGTCGTCGGCGGCGTCCTGCACCTTGTTGCGGAAGAACCGGTACAGAGGATCGAAGTAGCGATCGAACAGTTGATTGCCGGCCTTGGCGTCGCCGCCACGCCACTTCTCCAACAGCTCGAAGTCGTCGTTCGTCACGCCGTGCCTGGGCGTAGCGTATCACCGCGACGCGCGGCGCGGGTCAGCCGTCGGTGGTGCCGTCGCCCGCGGCGACCGCGGGCGGCTCTCCCGCGCCCAGGCTCTGCTTGAGCGCGGCCATCAGGTCGATGACCTGCGCCTTGGGGCTGGCCTGCGGCGCCGCGGTGATGTCCTGTCCGTCGACCTTGCGCTGGATCAGCGCCTCGATGCGGGCACGCACCTCGTCGGAGTACTGCTCGGGGCGGAAGTTCTTGCGCGCGCCCTGCTCGACCAGCTTGATCGCGAGGTCGAGCTCGCCGTCGCGCAGGTCGGCCTGCTCGATGCCCACCTCCGACATCTGCCGCACCTCGGCGGGATAGTGGAGCTGCTGCATGATGAGCCCGAGCTTCACCGGCCGCAGGAGCACGAGGTACTGCTTGCCACGCGCGGCGTACTTCGCCAGCGCGACCAGCGAGGTCGCGCGCAACGCCTCGGCGAGCAGCTGGTAGGCCCGCGCGGCGCCCTCCTCGGGCGCGAGGTAGTAGGCCTTGTCGTAGTAGATCGGGTCGACCTCGGAGATGGGCACGAACTCGACGATGTCGATGCCGCCGGTGGCCTGCTCCTCGACCGCGTCGAGCTCGTCGGGGGTGAACACGACGTACTGCCCCTTGGCGAACTCGAAGCCCTTCACGGTCTCGTCGCGCCCGACCACGACGTCGTGCTTGGGGCAGTGGAACTGGTACTTGAGCCGGGTACCGCAGTCCTTGTGGAGGTTGTTGAAGTGGATGCCGTCGGAGGGTGACACCGACGTGAACAGCTTCACTGGGATCGACACCAAGCCGAAGGCGATGGTGCCCGACGAGATCGCACGCGCGGCCATGACCGCTCTACCTTGCGACGCCGCCGCGACGATTGCAAAGCGCTTGCTGCGGGGACTACCCGGGCCGTGCGGCACCGTGGCACACTGGCGTGAGCGCGGCGGCGCGATCACCCGCCGACCGAGGCCCGCTTGGCGCGATCGAGTCGATACGGCCGCCGCAAGGCCCGCCCGGGAGCGCCCGCGCCCGCCGCCGACGCCGGCACACTGACGCGCTACCGCGAGAAGCGCTCGGCCGATCGCACGGCGGAGCCGTTCGGCGGCGTGCCCACGACCTCGCCCGGCGGCCCCAAGCTGTTCGTGATCCAGATGCACGCCGCACGGCGCATGCACTGGGACCTTCGGCTCGAGATGAACGGTGTGCTGCGCTCGTGGGCGGTGCCCCGCGGGCCCTCGCTCGACCCCGACGACAAGCGCATGGCGGTCGAGACCGAGGACCACCCGATCGAGTACGTCGACTTCGAGGGCATCATCCCCGACGGCAACTACGGCGCGGGCGGGATGATCGTGTGGGACCGCGGCATCTACACCGCGCACATCCCCATGGACGAGGGCTACCGCGACGGCAAGCTGCTGTTCGAGCTGCACGGCCACAAACTGCGCGGGGTCTGGACGCTGGTGCGGACTGCCGGCGGCGACGGCAAGCAGTGGCTGCTGATGAAGAAGCCCGACGGCGGCTCGGTGCGCGCCGGCGCCCAGCCGCCCGACGACAGCTCGGTGCTCTCGGGTCTCACGATCGAGCAGCTGCGCGAGGGGTTCGGTCGCACCGCCGAGCTGCGCGCGGCACTGCTCGAGGCCGGCGCGCCACGACGCCGGGTGGTCGTGGCGGCGGTCGAGCCGATGCTGGCGCAGGTCGGTGAGGCCCCGTTTCGTCGCGAGGGCTGGTGGTTCGAGCTCAAGTACGACGGCTACCGCGTGATTGCGGGCGCGACCGAGCACCGCCCCGAGCTGCGCTACCGCAGCGGCTTCGAGGCCACCGCCGCGTTCCCCGAGATCAGCCGCACGCTCGCCGCCCTGCCCTACGAGCACGTGGTGCTCGACGGCGAGGTCGTGGTGCTCGACGACGACGCGCGGCCCAACTTCCAGCGCCTGCAGCGTCGCGCGTTGTTGTTGCGCGCCCGCGACGTCGACCGGGCCATGCGCGAGCACCCGGTGGTGCTGTATGCCTTCGATCTGCTGGGCTTCGAGGATTTCGATCTGCGACCGCTGCCGCTGTCGCTGCGCAAGCAGCTGCTGCAGCGGCTACTTCCCCGCGCGGGTGCGATCCGCTACGCCGATCACGTCGCCACCGAAGGCCTCGCGCTGTGGGCACAGATCGAGGCGCTGGGGCTCGAGGGCGTGGTCGCCAAGCGGGCCGACGCGGCCTACGTCGGCGGCCGCAGCCCGCAGTGGATCAAGCTGCGCACGGAGCACACCGCCGACTTCGTGGTGGTCGGGTTCACGCTGCCCGAGGGCACCCGCACCGGCCTGCGTGCGCTGCATCTGGCGGCCTGGGAGGACGGCGCGTTGATCTACGTCGGCCGCGTCGGCAGCGGCTTCGACGAGGCCGCGCTCGCGGGCCTGCGGGCCGCGCTCGATCGCCGCGTCCGCGACACGCCGGCGTGTGCCGGGCCGATCCCGAGCGGCCACGGGTTCGTGTGGGTGGCGCCCGAGCTGGTCGTCGAGGTCCGCTTCAAGCACCGCACCGACGAGGGTCTGCTGCGACACCCGGTGTTCCTGCGCACGCGGCCCGACAAGCCGGCCGCCGACTGCACGATGCCGACCACCGGCCACGCCGACGCGCCCGGCGAGCCCGCGGCTGCATCCGCACCGACGGACACCACGCCGCTCGACGACGACGGTGACGACGACGACGGTGCACTGGCGCTGGCCGATCGCGAGGCCGCCGCGGCGGCCCCGACTGCCGGCCCGCACCGCGTGGTGGTGTCGAATCCCGACAAGCTGTTCTGGCCCGACGACGGTCTGCGCAAGCAGGACCTGGTGGGGTTCTACCGCGAGGTCGGGCCGTGGCTGCTGCCCTACCTGCGCGACCGGCCGCTCGTGCTCACCCGCTACCCCGATGGCATCGCCGGCAAGTCGTTCTTCCAGAAGAACGCGCCGCCCTACATCCCGTCGTGGTTGCGCACCAAGACCATGTGGAGCGAGCACGCCGAGCGCGAGATCGAGTACTTCGTGTGCGACGAGGTCGATGCGGTCGCGTACGTCGCGAACCTCGCGACCATCCCGCTGCACGTGTGGGGCAGTCGGCTGCAGGATCTGCAGCACCCCGACTGGTGCATCCTCGATCTCGACCCCAAGGGCGCACCGTTCGTCCACGTGGTCCGCATCGCCCGCGAGATCGAGGCGCTGTGCCGCGACATCGAGATGCCGGCGTTCCTCAAGACCAGCGGGTCGACCGGCCTGCACGTGCTGCTACCGCTGGGCCGTCAGTGCACGTTCGAGCAGTGTCGCGCACTGGGCGAGATCCTCGCCCAGGTGGTCGCGCGGCGGCTGCACGACATCGCGACCATCGAGCGGCACGTGCCCTCGCGACGGGGCCGCGTCTACATCGACTTCCTGCAGAACGGCCACGGCCGCCTGTTGGTCGCGCCGCTGTCGCTGCGGCCGCTGCCCCGCGCGCCGGTGTCGACACCGCTGCACTGGCACGAGCTGCGCGACGACCTCGACACCCACGACTTCAACCTCCGCACGGTGCCCGCGCGGCTGGCCGCAGTCGGAGATCCGATGCGCGACGTGCTCACGCTGCGCCCCGACCTGCCGGCCATCCTGCAGCGCCTGCTGGAGCTGACCGAATGAACACCACGCCACTGCGCATCCCCTACAGCGCCCCGAGCGGCGAGCGCGGCGAGGTCTCGGCGCTCGCCAGCGAGGCCGCGCCGGGCACCGCGTCGGTGGGCGCGCTCGCGCTGGCGCACGGGGCCGGGGCCGACATGCACCACCGCTTCATGGTCGCGCTCGCGGAGTCGCTCGCGACCTGCGGCGTGGCCACGCTGCGCTATCAATTCCCCTACACCGAGGCGAAGCGCCGGCGCATCGATGCGCAGCCGCTGCTGCTGGCGTGCGTACGCGCGGCCGCTGCGGCCTGCGCCACCCACTGGCCCGAGCTGGCCTGCTTCGCCGGCGGCAAGTCGATGGGTGGACGCATGACCACCCTGGCGGCCTCGATGTCGCCGCTGCCGGTGGTGGGCCTGGTCGCATTCGGCTTCCCGTTGCATCCGCGTGGGCAGCCCGCCACACACCGGGCGGATCATCTGGCCCAGCTGCCCCATCCGCTGCTGGTGCTGCAGGGCACGCGCGACGAGCTCGGCGAGGTCGCACGGCTCGCGCCCTGCTTGCCCGCGAGCGCGCAGCTGCACGTGGTCGAGCACGCCGATCACGGCTTCGACGTCCTGCGTCGCTCGGGTCGCGACGCGGCCGAGGTGATGGCCGAGCTGGCGCGCACGGTCGCCGATTTCATGCTCGCACACGCGTCGACGCCCGCCGAGCCGCGCGAGCCCCTGGTATAGTCGGCGTCCTCCGCAGTGCGCCCGACGGTGGACGGATGTGGAGTTTCTCGGAAGGACGAGCGATGGCGCAGGGATCCAGAGGCGGCGGCACGGCAGCACCCGATCAGTCGTTCCAGGCGGTGCTCGAGCAGGTCCGCGCGGCCCCCGAGCAGGCCGACGCATGGGCGCAGGCCGAGGAGCTCGCCGATGCGCTGCAGCGGCCCGACGATCTCGCGGCGGTCTACCGCGAGGTGCTCGAGGGCCAGCTCTCGCGTCCGGTCCGCACCGAGCTCGCGCGCCGGGCCGCACGCTTCCACGAGGAGTGGTTCGGCGACGATGCCGATGCGATGAGCGTGCTGTTCACGCGCATCGTCGAGCTGGATCCGGAGGCCGACTGGGCGCTGCAGCGGCTGGTGGTGGTGCTGACCGTGGCCGAGCGGTGGGACGCATTGCTCGACGTCTACGACCGCGCACTCGCCCACGCCCCCAACGCGCAGCGGCGCAAGCAGCTGCTCGACGAGGCCGCACACATCGCCAAGGACTTCGCGGCCGACCCCAACCGCGCGGTCGACTACCTGCAGCTGCAGCTGGAGTTCGAGCCCAACAACCTCGCCGTCGTCGCCGGCATCGAGCGCCTGCTCGAGCGTCAGCGCCGCTGGGAGGACCTCATCGAGATGTGGCA encodes:
- a CDS encoding efflux RND transporter permease subunit, with the protein product MRALLSLCLRQRVVVAALAVLLMLVGIDAARTARIDAFPEFAPPKVEIQTEAPGLSSVEVETLVTRPLEDALGGTPLVATLRSKSVLGLSSVLVLFEPGTDLFRARQLVQERVALAQPNLPAHARAPVVLSPTSSTSRVLKIGLSSPTLSRLALSDLARWTLRPRLMAIAGVANVAVWGEARRELQIEVAPERLRLLGLRLADVTAAATAAVNPASGGFVDGPNQRLAVSHPAAVDGVETLADAPVPIAGGGVRRLGEVAEVVEGHAPLVGDAVIDAGSGLLLIVEKQPWGNTVAITDAIDAALTELAPALGDVRVDATIFRPARFIERAVDNLEVALAIGCALVVLVLILALLEWRTALISVLAIPLSLLGALAVLHHAGSTLDTMVLAGLSIALGEVVDDAIIDVENIHRRLRENASAATPRSAFAVVLSASIEVRSAVVFASVIVVLVFLPVYLLPGLAGAFFRPLALAYVLAVGSSLLVALTVTPALALMLLPRARLRAPAPRARFEALCAAMLRRRRGILAGALVALVAGGFGMARLGSGFLPDFREQDFLMHWIAKPGTSVEALRRTTMRVMPELLAIPGVRNAGAHLGRAEVSDEVVGPNFGEIWVSVDEGADHATTTAAIARTLAPYAGIYHDVQTYLRERVDEVLSGGHAQLVVRVSGPDLAVLDERAHAIARELQALAGVAEVSVEALTPVPQIEVTPRQAAAGRFGLTHADIRMQVGTMLAGVRVGEVYRSLRPVAVVVWGEPLLRTEPTALADLLLETPTGARVRLGEVADVAVVATPGAIKHEGGARRIDVAVHPDGTRAQGEVAASIEAVLAATSFPTAHHAALLGEAAAQRDATWALFVGGALAVLGIVLVLYADFGALRPTLLVAATLPFATVGAVAGSHLQGGVLSLGSLVGFVTVLGIAARNGIMLVSHYRHLELHEGLAFGSALVIRGTAERLSPILMTAFATGLALVPLVVLGDRPGQEIEHPMAVVILGGLVTSTLLNLVVTPAAYLGFGRGARAFAEPQR
- a CDS encoding HlyD family efflux transporter periplasmic adaptor subunit, with amino-acid sequence MTSLRRWWIVGLFVCGCRDASSPAAAVVAAPPAATVRHGVHEGELAVVTLSSAAETALGIETATVTAAASTATRASFGIVLAPPGTTMTVAAPVAGTLRDGDVRLVAGGAIDAGATALRLVPLAPVDRDVKAQARRQSATTQARLDVAQARATRLESLMKDRAASARALEEARGELEAAQAEHDAAQARERALGRAPLSADVTLRVVTPIAGIVRAQWAAPGQVVAAGAPLFEVGPSSSLWLRVPMSAAERARLGRPRAIEVARLDDGDRWQAEPVAAPPSADPNSGDVDVVYALPAAAAGLAPGERLQVWLPEQARAATSVPTGALVRDFDGGTWVYACLGEHRYARRRVEVAATDGERLALVRSPELGTCIVTVGAAELLGTEFGVAH
- a CDS encoding TolC family protein, yielding MRSIIATALAVPLLSGTLGGVVGCRHAQPEALVEGELRERVGHGFATERGDDAPPALPAEVRLDDGVSADEAVAIALWNSATFRIELTRLHAAEAELAAAKRPSNPTLRLLFPAGPQQLSVLLTWPIENLVTMPRRIKVARTNLDVVAAQVVQIGVDLARDVKLAHADWALAHDRLAVRGSLAADFAAIATIVRARANGGDVPVTEAEIAEADARLASDEVARARDEVAIAGSRLEARLGGVSLRAANPSAMAPATIAAHASSAGEAWAASARDTRPDLRAAQLALETAGARVGLERAAVLNLAGVGYGVGPAFTGGVQGELPIASQNQLGVGRRARSSRRRGGVSSSCASAWTRRSPRHGRSWTARCGRGGSTTTRWSRPARAISRPRPRSTIWARATTRRCCCRRSGSRPRACG
- a CDS encoding CoA-binding protein, with the protein product MSEPDLRAILEQTRTIAVLGAHWEPQRAACYVPEYLASVGYRVLPVNPIGAGRSGFGAPFVGSLAELTWAVDMVDVFRRAELLPAHEAEILAMTPRPAVVWLQLGIRNDAFADRLRTAGITVVQDRCTLAEHRRLGLPPHGRA